A stretch of Chloroflexota bacterium DNA encodes these proteins:
- a CDS encoding DUF4412 domain-containing protein translates to MFRKPGIWILVLLILIAIGLFFVFRPTAEPTPTSTPTPLPLVTSTPTPAPVLTPAPTAAPTSTSGTPTPGLTPTPAATATPARTPTPTPTPVPALTPTPTSTPGPTPTSTPTATPTPTRTPTPAPTPAPTPTPSELSQIFAQAAGIVSVKYDMTITAPGTPTTTAKVWLEKNKMRTEFTAEGQTVVQLVDMDVRTMYMYIPAENMAMKMDFSQAPEAPTQNIEEYKPVVIGTETLDGKVCLVVEYTDEGTKTKSWMWKEKGFPIRVEMATPEGTTVMEFKNIEFADIPDSMFELPAGVQIVQMPG, encoded by the coding sequence GTGTTTAGGAAACCAGGCATATGGATTCTTGTTCTCCTTATCCTGATCGCCATTGGGCTGTTTTTTGTCTTTCGGCCCACCGCCGAGCCGACACCGACCTCTACGCCCACACCTTTGCCTTTGGTCACATCTACCCCTACCCCGGCTCCTGTACTGACTCCCGCTCCCACGGCCGCGCCGACGTCCACTTCCGGAACCCCCACTCCAGGTCTTACCCCCACGCCTGCAGCCACCGCAACGCCGGCTCGGACACCAACTCCCACTCCAACTCCTGTTCCTGCACTTACTCCGACGCCGACGTCTACCCCAGGACCTACTCCTACCAGCACGCCTACAGCCACCCCAACGCCAACTCGGACCCCAACTCCCGCCCCAACCCCTGCTCCGACCCCAACGCCAAGTGAGTTGAGCCAGATTTTCGCCCAGGCAGCAGGCATAGTCTCCGTCAAATATGACATGACAATCACAGCCCCGGGAACGCCAACGACGACTGCAAAGGTGTGGCTAGAGAAGAACAAGATGAGGACAGAGTTCACTGCGGAAGGGCAAACTGTGGTCCAGCTAGTAGATATGGATGTAAGAACGATGTATATGTATATTCCAGCGGAGAACATGGCTATGAAAATGGATTTCAGCCAGGCCCCAGAAGCCCCCACCCAAAATATTGAGGAGTATAAGCCGGTAGTCATTGGCACCGAGACCCTGGACGGAAAGGTTTGCCTGGTCGTTGAATACACGGACGAGGGGACTAAGACGAAGTCCTGGATGTGGAAAGAGAAGGGATTTCCTATCCGCGTGGAGATGGCAACCCCTGAGGGCACGACGGTCATGGAGTTCAAGAACATAGAATTTGCTGACATCCCAGACAGCATGTTCGAGCTTCCGGCAGGGGTGCAGATAGTACAGATGCCAGGCTAG